AGCCCACAACTTGTACTAAGGGCAGTTGTTGCAGCTGGATGAGAGCAAGAGACTCACCTAGGGAATCAGTTTCCCCTGCATCTTTTTATCTTAGGAAGTTCTTCCTCATTGTCGTCACTAATATCAATGATTTCGATCTTCCTCTTCCCACCCCAAGGTTGTTTAGTTTTACCACTTTGGGTCATGTCGGGTATAATTAGGTCTTCCTTAGAAGGTGGCATAGTAAACCCCTTCAACTCAAACGCTCGGAAAATATTCTTGCAATTTCCGCAGCGAGTAACCCTGTTGAGGATAGTTCTGTAATATTTGGACCAGAAACAACATATAGGGCAGTTGGTCCAGAATGTCTCTTTAGTTTGAGAGACAACATCATCCTTAGGAGCTTTGTCTTGTTTGATAATGTCACGAGACTTTGCGTTTACAGCATCAAGTAAAACTCTACGAGCTTCGCCTATTAAGATGAAAGCTGCGTTTGCGccataaaatttgtttttatcggGGTGGAGCAATAGAGAGAGTTTCTTGTATTGGACATTGATAGCAGCTTCATCGGCATCAGGCTCTACGTCAAGAATGTTGTGCCAGTTCCTTTTGTTTCCTAAAGTTTCGTCAGCAGCAACGTGGATTTGGCAGACAGCTATTATCTGAGAAAGATTCTCGATATCGGCTTTAAGAGTTTTTGATCTCGAAGCAAGAAGTTGTGCACCAAAGAAATCATCCTTTTCCATTTTGTCGATTATAGCCGCTCTTAAAATGTCGCGGGGAGACTCGGCAGACATGAATCTGatttctaaacaaaaaaaacaataatcaaAGTTAAATCTCTTGCATAAAATGTTGTgaaacattataaatttatggtaaaaatattgaaatacaaCTTATTCGAGTTAAAACACCATAAATTAAAGTATAGGTCAcctcttaaaataataatgaaaaagtaCTCAGGAAAGAAAATAAACCCAAATTAACCAGAAGCAAAATgcaaaaagattaaataaaacaCTTATAAGATATCGTGTATCTATCAATGAATTTCCAAAGATCTATGAAAAAATCCAATAATActagttagttttttttattaaataaatttcaatatcAAAATAGGCCTCCAACAAACCCTAAAACCAACAAATGTATGgttctaaataattaaagtaaaatctTGCAACAAATAAGTCAAGTTATCTAGTAGTAGATCTAGCAACACATatcttgatttatttaattaataattttcaatagatcgaaaaaaaaactctaaaaatACCCAAAACAAACAACTCTATATATGTGTTTCTAATTAGATAcacaaattcatatatatttcagAATTTATCTGCTAAATCATGTATTAACTATATGAACttataatgaatggataaataaatacataGAGTTTTCATATCTGaactatt
This is a stretch of genomic DNA from Impatiens glandulifera chromosome 4, dImpGla2.1, whole genome shotgun sequence. It encodes these proteins:
- the LOC124935536 gene encoding uncharacterized protein LOC124935536, translated to MSAESPRDILRAAIIDKMEKDDFFGAQLLASRSKTLKADIENLSQIIAVCQIHVAADETLGNKRNWHNILDVEPDADEAAINVQYKKLSLLLHPDKNKFYGANAAFILIGEARRVLLDAVNAKSRDIIKQDKAPKDDVVSQTKETFWTNCPICCFWSKYYRTILNRVTRCGNCKNIFRAFELKGFTMPPSKEDLIIPDMTQSGKTKQPWGGKRKIEIIDISDDNEEELPKIKRCRGN